Sequence from the Phoenix dactylifera cultivar Barhee BC4 unplaced genomic scaffold, palm_55x_up_171113_PBpolish2nd_filt_p 000782F, whole genome shotgun sequence genome:
GACCAACCGGTACCTCTCCCCATCCAGAATCGAGTTTGCGAAACctcgatgaagaagaagagcagcagaaCCCTAGGCGGCGGAACCATAGGGGTCTCCGGTGGCCATCGAAGCAGCTCCGCCTGGCCGAGATGGAGGATCTCGGGGCGGCAGCGGAGAAGCGGCACTGGGACTAGGAGGATAGGAGGGCGGGATGTGAGGGGGTTGAGGGGCGGCTGCAGGGGCTAGGGTTTGGGGGGATTAGAAATTAAGCGTGGCACACTTAGTTCATTTTAGATTTCCTCCgttcatcttttttttctttttttatttataattactcaaaatattatttttaatatttttggaattagaaattaaatttggtgacggAAATTTCTGCCAATAATCCGTCACTatcaaaaataatcttttaaaaatttataaatatttgggTTACGATTTTTGTGACGGGTGAATTTGTCACTGTCTCGTTGCAATTTCGGTTACCAGTTTTGTGACAGATATCCCGTCACTACGGTGGTCACTAAGTTTTGGCGCCCATCCTACCCGCATATTTTGTGACCGGTCGGTCACTAATCTATCACTAAGTTCACgccacggtgaccaaatttttgtctgtcactaatccgtcacaaatagtgactgataatgggccgtcactaattttccgtcactatacgcgtgttttctggtagtgactCATCTTGCAAACGAATCCAAAGTGTCAATCTAATCAGTTTTAAAAATTCTCCTAAGATAttggtatttaaaaattatactcTCATCAGAATTTATCATGATTATTTCGAAAATAGaaattctaattctaacacCCTAATAGGGCTAATCTAATGGAAGTGTCGGACATCCTGGTTGGTCCAATCAAAGCAAAGTTCATTTGATCATGCTCGCACTATGATACAGGAGTTTCAAAAAAGATCAGGGGTGATCAATTCTAACAATATTTAAAAAGGTCCAAGGTGGGGCTACTATGCTGCCTGTTGATTATAGATTAGGATGCTTCACTAGAGTTGATCCAAAAGTACAAAGAGAGGTACCATACTGGTTCCAAAATCTCTTGAGAGAGTAGAGAGAAAGTccaatagagagagaaagaatggagaagagagagagaaaagagggaagaaaaaGCAAGCTTCACTCTCTaatcaagaaagagaaaagaagagggtaaCTATGGATGGTGCCTGGTGTCAAAGGACCCACAACCGGCCAACAGGCGACGGGCACCGGTGGCGACTGGTGGCTAGCAGTGCCAAAACTACTCAATTCTAACCTCTTTAACCATGAAAATCAAGCATCCCAATGGCGAGAACTCCAACCATGGTCTCCTGCCACCGTGAGGGATCAAAGAAAGACCCCGACGATGAGCATCAGTTGTAGGAACAACTAGAATCAAGAAAAATAGGGGTCTGGCTACCGAAACAAAAGAAATAGGGCATCaccatttttttccaaaaatttggCGATCACCAGCCTAATCGGAGCTCCAAATGACCAcgaaagaaggagagaaagaaTAGCTCAAGAGCGGCCGGGTCCTTACCTGGTTTTCGGCAGTAATTGGCTGCGACGACGGTGCGAAGGCGATCGATGATCGAAGAAGAATTCAAAGAAATCCTCCGACAGGGAGTTCTGATCTAGGTTGAACCTCAGGTGGAGTGGAAGAAGGATCGAGATGGCCTCTAAATAGGCTCGACCGCGACCGAAATCCAACCCAGAGTGGGATTCCATCCGATAATCTCAGGAGGAAGAAGTCTCCAATTGAGAGTCTTTTCCTTTtaagcacatgcacaacacgtgccgaaattctttttttttctttttttttgttttggtttgGACCAAAAATGGCTGGGCCTATCAACTGGATCAAGCCCAGTTTGCATGGTTTTACACCCTTCCGCCGCGTAAATTCTCATGGCTCATATATAAAGCTCCCTTAAGTTCTTCAGGAAGCTTGCTTATGGACCATGCATCACTTTCTAAGAACTTTTCCTATGAACTCCTTCTATCTTTTGTGGTTAAGAGGCTAGCAATAGTCTTTGGTGGTTAAGACGGTGGTATTTCTCAACAACTTGAATCCCTATATCTCTTAACATCTGCATCTCTGTGTCATCTCCACTTACGAACACTTTCTTGCAGAGGAGTTCCCAACCAGAATTCTCTGGTAATTGCTTCACTTTGCGGATGTTTTCTGCACCCATATTTGTAATATTATTTTCGTCTCGAGTAGTAGCTAAGATCCGACCAATATCTACAAACAACACTTTGTGTGGTCTTGCTGATTCTCACAATCATCGACAAGGCCTCTTACGCTCTTCAACTTCTCCTAAAGCCGTTTGAGCTCATTCTTCAAGCCTAACTCCATCACCGCACTTTGCATGTTGAACTCAGCATAGACACATATCTCCCAACAACAGCATCTAAGATCatcgcaaatttttttttatagactACAGATTACTGGATCCTCCGGAACTATGAAGCTTCACTACACTTAGGGCCTGTTTTGGATAATCCTATTGAATCCTTAGGATTATAGGATTTCTAGGACTACAGAATATAATTAAGGCCTGACCAAGCCCATATTAACTAAAGCTTTCCCAACCTATTTCACGGGGATAGAAAAAAGAACATTTCTGGCTATTCCTACTAGTTTGAACTAAAAATCCGTAGAATTTTTGGATTAAGCCATCCATTTAAGTATGACCCAGTATTAACCAAACTCCACCCAACCTAAATCTCAAACTCCATCCATCCGGGTTGGCTTTGGACAAGTTATTAAAAAATGGAAGCAGACGGGCCAACAGGCCTTTTTCCTACAAGATTTTTAGTTCAATGCTGTAAGAATATCCAAACAGGCCAAAAGTCTTCCTTTTCATTTTATAGGATTTAGGCTAGTCCACTCCAAAGCTATTCTTACGTATTTTATGAATACGGACCTAGCCCAGTCTGTAACTTTTGATCGTGTTGGTTGTAATGGGCCAATTTATGGATCCTCAAGAATTTTTAACCTAATTCTATAGAAAAATCTAAACAGGCTCTCGGTAAATTATGAATCTACTCCTCCTCCATGAAGTTTCGGAGATCATGAATCTACTAAGAAAACATTTGTCGGGAAAATATCTAAGCTGTAAAACAGAACTTGCCTGTTCCTTCATCTTTTTACAAGACACcaccaaagaaagaagaaaaagaaaaagagaaggaaacaaCAGTGCTTCCTTCCAATAAGCAAAGATCTTTCGGGCCACCAGAAAAGATACCTCTCGCCAAAACCAAAActaattgttttttttaatttctatctAAGACCAACACGGAGAAAAGGTTAATTCCTTTcccataaagatataaaataagtATATACTGAGTCTAAGGCTCACTTTAAACTAACCTGAACCAACACTATATAAATCAAACTATTAGATAAAAAGAACTATTTATTGTCATGGGAGTTTGTGACGGCCAGCACTCTCAATTATTCTGAACTCCATATTAACAAAGCTGAGCTTGCCGCTAAGCCCTTGGCGAAGATATCCGCTAATTGTTCTTTCATTGAGATTGaattaaatcattttttttatcatgtaatcttctctaataaaatgataataaaCCTTTGAAACGCCTCATTTGGGTCGGCCGCATACCCACTAAggcataattttagagaatatgCAAGACCTGTTTTGAATATATTGTTCTTCTAGGTGCATAGACTTTAATGCTTATACTTTTTTAGGGATTGAAATACTTTATCTAGATGTGGTACTATTTTCTTTCGTTAAGTTATTTTCAATAACTAGATCATGGTATGAACATTAAACATGGTCTCATGATTTAAAAATGCGTATAAATTTCCCCTATTGCTTTAAGTTTTATGTTACATGCTATAATTCTGGTGAGCGAAATTTTTGTATACACTTTCAGGGTTTATAATATGCTTTATAATAAGAAAGTTCAGGAGTTCGTATTGATCTCATTGTCTTGCTTGCTTTGCTTGCAGACAATGCTGATTGGGATGATATTTTGGTTAAAGCCATAAAACAACTCAATGGGAaagtttgcaaaaaaaaaaagtaaaaatgctCACGTTTTACTTTTGCCATGTTTCCAAGCATGCATAGAGGATGGATCACGACTGGCAAATAATTTTCCCTTGTtggtttttttgatttaattttaaTAGTTAATTTAATGATGGCGAGGGTCTTGGTTGGATTGTAAGAAAAATGTAAAGAATCTTGCTAAATAGTTTCcttatttgtttgtttattttctGCAGGGTGCATGGTAAGCTTCAGATTTAAGGAATTATGTAAAGTTTTGTTTCTTAACTAGTGTTTTCTTGCTAAGAGGTTTGCTTCTTCCTGTTGCTTAATTTTATCAACAGGCGGCCACAAAATTTGAGCATAGAAGCAGCAAAGGCTGTAACTATGACTGGGAGGTTTGCAGTTCTGTCTGGGTCTTCTTCTTTGCAGAAGGTCCTTTCCATCCAGTGATGGCACTGAACAGCTGTGTCCATTCCAAAGCCCTGAACTCAGCAATACCAACCTGCATGACAAACTACACATGCCACCAAGAATGTGAAAAATGATTTGTAAAACAGAAGGAGCTAAATACTATTTTACACAGCTGCAACTTGTGCACAAAACTGAACATTTATTCAAACATAGCATCCAATATCTACACATAACACTACTCAAATCATGCAAATAAACTTGCTATAAGTAGTACCATGCAAGCTTTTACAGCTGGGACTTCACAGATTCTCACACTAAGCATCATAATGTGGAGCTATCTGTTTCTTTAATACTTCAATCATAAAAATGCTCATAGCTCCCATTCAGAGAGAGTGAGGAATATAGCAGACATGTGCCCAGCAGCCAGCAAGAGTGTATCCACTGTGCCTTCCTATCAAAACCATGCCAAAAATAGTCAAGTTGTCCACCCATCGAACTTTCAAAACACGGTTACACTTCCCCTTGTCGACTGATAGCAAGCGTAAAATATATGAGAATCATTGTCCCCATGCTTGACCTGTAAATAATTTGCAGATATATCTGGTTACTGTAAAGGAGAGATGTAGAAACTTCTGCTTCAGTAGGAATCAATAGTAGTGCTCACTGTGGCTCAAGAGCATCACCAGGTAGCAGTAAACATTACCTTAAGCAGAAAGCCTGACAAAGATTAGGTCTAAGAGTCAAGGTATATGACCTATCATAATTTGAGATCATTTTCACAATCAAAAACCTGAAATTAACTCCTTGACTTGGTACCTAATTCCTAAACATGGAGAAATAGCCAGCTATGAAGAGTAATAGACCAGACGGTGGGTATGAAGTCCTTCATTGGTATATTTATCATATAATGATTCAAACAAACACAAGTATAGTGCGCATGCTTAAAGTTCCAAAAAACTTGGAAAGAATCTATATGAGAAGAAAGACGGTACTTGACATAGAGTCCTTCACATGAATGAAACATCATTCAAATAAGAAATCGGTGCCTCACATGTATGAAACAGACTGTCATACTGGACAAGTGTTGATAACTACAGTCAATCTACTTGCACAGCTAAATGTTGTGAGAGACGAAGGGAGCAACGAGGCTTGCCCGTCAGGAAAACGGTTCTACGACATAGCCCAAAAGTCCAGGTTCATGGTGTTGAAATATCTAAGACACAGAAGAACAACCCTTCTGTTCTTCTTGCCCCATGGGCCATCCCCATTGCAGGCTCCTCTGATTGTGGGACCACTGGTTCAACCAGAGTCATTAAGCAACCTCTAAATAATATGCAATGAACTGAGAAATTCCTTCCTTGAAAGACAATTCAGAATAATCAGCAGAGGTATTTGGACAAATTCAAGGGAGCAACGTAGATCTCAATTATTGTTAATCAGTTAACATAATAGAGTTAAGACGATGACCACAAAGTTGAAATATGTTTGTGGCCTCTTTCCTGTTTCTATCATGTTGCATATTTTGAGTTGTTCCTCATATAGAAAACAAATCAATATTTCTATAGATCTCTCAGCAAATTAAAATGAACATGACCATGGTACCACTTCAAACACTGGGGTTTAGGGCCTCAGTTGCTATAATGCAGAGAGGATCAAAAAAAGACTGCAGTTTCAGATGAAAATTTGGGTAGTCAACTAAGACAGCTAAACATTATGTAGTAAACATCTGTAACTGGAAAAGGTCCAACCATTCTCACCAGTTACATGAATGATGAAATcactcaagaataatattctttTAGCTCAGACCACAATTTCCAGCCATTCATCGAGGTAAAAACAAATGGAATCCAATTACCTCAGCTTCCAAAAGTTTAGCGTCATTATTAGAATTAGAAGACCATCAGGGTACTTacatagaagcaaaaaggagaagGATTTTCTTCGGGTTGATAGTTGTTAGGCGATGAAATCTCCTACTCCTTCCATCCCCAGTATCTGCAACACCGGAAATATTAACTGAAGTTGGAGGCGCTATGAGAACTTTGATAGGCATCGCAGGCTGTTTCAACTGATCCAGCTGGGAACACCCCACTGTTAAAGTGGAAAAGTAATCAAGATTCATATAGACATACAATCATtcgattatggaaaattatttgtTTAATAACGACAACAATGGCTACAATATAAATTCCAGTAGTGATGTGGCAAATTCCAACTCATACAGTAATGAGGTATTGATTTCCACAAAAACAAGTAGCTAGATGAGACATTTGAAATATCCTGCTGTGGCAATCAGATTGGTCAGGGTCATTCGATGTTTCCAACAGACAAGGGCTCAATTTGAGATACTGCAAGAGTGGCCCTATGACTGCATGCGCAGGGATCTTGTAATAATATTAAACTGCTGCAATATCTCGTGTTATACACTTTATATGTAATACAGAATAGATAGAAAAAGCTAGCCACAAAGTGCCAAACTTTCCAGGTATTGCATGTGCCCTGCATTCTGATCTAATACTTTAGAATGCAGTGGTTACTAAAGGACACACTCCATACCTTTAATGACAAGTTTTTTTGATGTCTCATCTGCTTCTTGCTCTTCACCATTTCGCTTCTCCATTCTGCTTGAACCCTTACGAGAAAGAGCTTTCTGTTTGTACAATAAAAGAAGGAGAAACCCTTTACCTAACTCTTTTAATAAATGTGGCTAATTAATGGGAATCTAGAACgtagatttattgataactaGATCGGCAAAAATCATGTATTTATCAAACTCTTCTTCTTAAAAAGAAATGGATATATCAAACTCACAGTCATTTTCGGACTTCCAGAGCACTTATCAGAGGGCTGTGTAAGGCTTTCAATGTCCAGAACTACATTTCCTGCTTTATCCATAGCTGCAATCTGGTTCTGCAAAAATTGGAACAAAGAACTTTGTGACAACATTACAAAgccacaagaaaaaggaaaacataCAAACAGATTAGTTTACCATATTCATAATTAGATATATAACCACATGAATTAAAGAAGGCAAATGTACTGGTGAGGAACAGCTCTAGATTGATCTGTGAATAATTTGACCCTACAGACCTACTGACACTGGATCCATGATTGTGTATAACAACATGCATAATATTTATATGGGTTCCAGATCCAAATTTGGAAACCGAGTAACATCTATTGATAACAAAACCTACAACAGTAGGTACCTAAGTTACCAAAATATTTTAACATTCACCCTGCATCATCCTGGGACTAGCTTCCCCAGTTACTCTAATCAGACCTCTTAATTCCTTAATTGAGTatattttcttccattttgTGGCCATGTAAACACCTATCTTCTTCTAGCACTTGCAAAACTTCTCTTAAGGCTCCTTTCCTAAGTCATTTTATACACTTCTAAAACCCACAGATTGATACCCTAAGCCCCCCTATTTGACAGGGATTGTTCCTGTGCTTCATCAGAATGAATCAATAAACCATCAAAACCAAACCCCCATTGTTTTTGTTTCAATGTCACTAAATTCTAATAATTTTTACAAGCTTTTATTCTTCTAATTCTAATCTTATTGACAACCATTATCCTGTTACAACCCAACAATTCTAGCTATCTTTAGCCTTCAAACTTCATGTGCAGTCTCAATATTTTCCAGAAGAAAATGCAGAAGAAGCACATTTGCCTAGACATAAAAATTTCACTTACCTGCAGGAAGACCTCCTCCATTACAAACTAAGGTTAACTTCTTAAGGgtatactcaacaccaactgcCACCAAGGATTGACTGTGTCAACAATTGACCTTccaaaactaaccaagaaaaatGTCGAAACATTAGCAAAGATATAAAGCTCCAACACCAAATCAGCGAAGTATGGTATGAAATTTAGAAGAATTGAAATCATTTTGGTGGTGTTCCGAAGGCTGAAGCTTACCATTGATCAATCTACTTCATCCAAAGAGTAAGCACAACAGCATAAAAGATCGAATGAATTAAAAGAATCTAAGTGAATTGTTCAGAGAAGTCTTGGAAAAAGTAATTTACCAAGGATGTAAAAGAACAAATGGACACAATTTGTTTAGAGGGAGGGAACTATAAATGGGATAAAGAACAATACCTGTTTATAGCTTGTCTTCTGcaaattttcttaattttcagAGAAGAGATCCCAAGATATCTCCACCATTCACAATAACGTTGTTGGCTCCACAGTCCTGCAAAATCCAAGATATTCatataagaaaattaattacaCAAACTTTTCTCATATTTTAGTTTATAAAATCGTTCTTTtacctaagaaaaattataaaatacttCTATAGCCAAAAGATGACAAATAAATTCGCATGCATTCCTTTTGTTCTCCGCACAATATTTCAGAGgaaaacaaaataaagaaattaTACAATTCATTgcagctgaaaagagaggaagatAAAGAAAAATCGTTCTAAGATCCTCAGGAAAGggagggaagaaaaaaagaaagaaacctttTCGCCTCTCCAAGGAGGCCTCTAAGCCCAACAAATGTTCCAAACTACCAGCCAAGATTCCTCAAACCAAGATTCTTCAAACAAAACGGAAGCTaatagaccaaaaaaaaaaaaaaaaaagagagcgcgAGGGTACGAAAGCCGGCTTTAATGAGCCGGAGAAGAGATGACGAATTGATTTATAAAAGAGAAGAATGGAAGAAATGTCAACTAATAACACCAAACTGCCATTAGAGTCCTCAGTTTCCAAAGCAATCCATTTCTCTGTAAGTTTAAAACTAACTCCACTTTCTTCTTAAAACACCTTAATCTACAAATAAAGAACAATGGAAAAATCTCTGGACTAAGAAACGGTGATACGTTGTCTCGTTTAGACCTGCTAATGAccgcaagagagagagagagagagagagagagattgaaggCAGAGGTGGAcagagagaaggaaggagaaatatagccgttggaagctcCTCTCTTTCTTGGGAGAGTTTGGAGCGACCACCAACTGCTAAATTACGTTTGGAGTTATCGATGCTTCCGGTGGTGCGGTGGTCTCTAACTCCTCGAAATGGGGTTTCTTTAGCAACAGAGACTGTGTCTCAGAGGAACAGAGCTCACCCCACATAGATATAGGCATGGATATAGTTCCACTGAGTTCAAATATATAGCATGAAAAAGTAAGTACTCGTTTGATTTAcgaaagaatatttttttactgaaatatttttttaaagttaataTCTAAATAGataatatctgaaaaaataatttttatatatttaattgaatataaaaaagtatatttatatttagttgagtaacaatttttttaaaatatatatatctatataataTCGTAACAAAAGAAAACAGCTCATTAAATTTTatcgaaaaatttaaaaatacttttaaaaaaatatctgaatttctaatctaTAGGAAAGTAAATTTTTCATCTTTCATATGGattcttttcattaaatataaaaattttatttttaaaaaaatatatttctatattttcaaaaaatatagttAAATATAAGAGTTTTTTTAATCCTTGATCATATATTCCACCCtctctttaggacaaaagaaaaacatctaGTGTAATAAATGACTACACAAATGAGGGACTGCAGTTGAATTTGCCATCTATAGTGCCGTTGGATCTACATCTTGGTGGCTGCGAGCGCAGGTAGCGGCGAGAGGCGCCTCGCCCGTGAGCGTGAAAGAGGCGTTTGTCGGCTAGCGCGGTGAAGCAGGGGCAAGATCTGTGGGCTAGACACGGGCGAAATAGTTTATCGGGATCGGGAGAGATCGGGACACCGAGGGTGGGGATAAGGGGCCCGTGAGTGGTTCAGTGAATGGGGAGCATAAGGCCAGAATGGATCCAATTGCGGGTTATCTGCCAATTTAATCTGCCAAAGAAGATGTGGAAAGAGAAAACTAGAAGTGGAAACGGAAGAAAGATTGAATTTTTTTAGTAGTTCTGGGGATCATCATGGAAGCTAACTGCATTTAAATTGGATGGTATGTGTGGGAGGATATTGAAGAATCTCAAGTGAAAATTTTATTATCGTGATTACTTTATCACGTCTCGTCATACTTCTACAA
This genomic interval carries:
- the LOC120107168 gene encoding uncharacterized protein LOC120107168 — translated: MEEVFLQNQIAAMDKAGNVVLDIESLTQPSDKCSGSPKMTKALSRKGSSRMEKRNGEEQEADETSKKLVIKVGCSQLDQLKQPAMPIKVLIAPPTSVNISGVADTGDGRSRRFHRLTTINPKKILLLFASMSSMGTMILIYFTLAISRQGEV